From the Candidatus Peribacteria bacterium genome, one window contains:
- the pdxT gene encoding pyridoxal 5'-phosphate synthase glutaminase subunit PdxT, with protein MSQEIPVIGILAFQGDVAEHAAIFLKLGHTATEIRTRTDLTSITHLVIPGGESTVIARFLRETGVGEVITHKVSDGTLAVFGTCAGAILLATAATGKNAPTPLGLIDITIERNAYGTQRDSFEADIAVTGIPDAVHAAFIRAPRITQVGQDVTVLASYQKEPVLVQSKRVLAGTFHPEVRGDTALHHFFLSL; from the coding sequence ATGAGTCAGGAGATTCCGGTCATCGGCATTCTCGCATTCCAGGGTGACGTCGCAGAACATGCTGCGATTTTTTTAAAGCTCGGGCACACCGCAACAGAAATCCGCACACGCACAGATCTGACGTCGATCACGCATCTCGTGATTCCAGGTGGAGAAAGCACCGTCATCGCGCGGTTTTTGCGGGAGACGGGGGTGGGGGAGGTGATCACACACAAAGTGTCTGATGGAACACTTGCCGTTTTTGGAACCTGCGCCGGTGCAATTCTTCTGGCAACAGCCGCAACCGGAAAGAATGCACCGACACCCCTTGGGCTGATCGACATCACGATTGAGCGCAATGCCTACGGAACACAGCGTGATAGTTTTGAAGCAGATATTGCGGTCACCGGCATTCCTGATGCTGTTCATGCAGCATTCATCCGCGCACCGCGCATTACACAGGTCGGTCAGGATGTGACGGTTCTTGCGTCTTATCAGAAGGAACCGGTGCTCGTACAATCAAAGCGCGTACTCGCAGGAACATTTCATCCGGAAGTCCGCGGCGATACTGCTCTCCATCACTTCTTTCTGTCTCTCTGA
- a CDS encoding DEAD/DEAH box helicase, protein MEKDTPSETGSFHALPIEPKLLAALDREKFVTPTPIQASCIRPGIEGKDIIGIAQTGTGKTLAFGIPMIQHLLASKGHGLVILPTRELALQVDETFQRVARSLGLRTAVLIGGASMNLQRQMIRNKPHVVIATPGRLIDHMEHRTITLATVNMLVLDEADRMLDMGFAPQINQILGAVSKERQTMLFSATMPHEIVKIATAHMKLPLRIEVAPAGTAAERVQQEVFVVARGDKMRLLEHLLAEYKGSVLVFSRTKFGAKKIARSVNVIGHPAAEIHSNRSLAQRREALDGFKSGKYRVLIATDIAARGIDVTGIELVINYDMPDDAEDYVHRIGRTARAGREGKAISFVQPDQLNSLRTVERLIRGQIPKAAMPKDLPPPRAPIAVERDEERPRYDSPRSPRTPRSSAARPPSRGPARPPREGGGRRGPRRGGNRR, encoded by the coding sequence ATGGAAAAGGACACCCCTTCAGAGACCGGCAGTTTTCACGCACTCCCGATTGAGCCCAAGCTCCTGGCAGCTCTCGATCGCGAAAAATTCGTGACCCCGACGCCTATTCAGGCTTCCTGTATTCGGCCGGGCATTGAAGGAAAAGATATTATCGGTATTGCACAGACCGGAACCGGAAAGACATTGGCGTTTGGCATCCCGATGATCCAGCACCTCCTTGCAAGCAAAGGACACGGACTTGTGATTCTCCCGACCCGCGAACTCGCGCTCCAGGTAGATGAAACATTCCAGCGCGTCGCACGCTCCCTGGGACTCCGCACAGCGGTCCTGATTGGAGGAGCATCAATGAACCTGCAGCGCCAGATGATCCGCAACAAGCCGCATGTGGTGATCGCCACACCCGGTCGTTTGATCGATCACATGGAACACCGCACGATTACTCTTGCAACCGTAAACATGCTCGTCCTCGATGAAGCGGACCGCATGCTTGATATGGGATTCGCCCCGCAGATCAATCAGATCCTCGGTGCCGTATCCAAGGAACGTCAGACCATGCTCTTCTCGGCAACCATGCCGCACGAAATTGTAAAAATTGCGACAGCACACATGAAATTGCCGCTGCGCATTGAGGTCGCACCTGCAGGAACCGCTGCAGAACGCGTGCAACAGGAAGTATTTGTTGTCGCCCGTGGTGACAAGATGCGCCTGCTCGAACATTTGCTTGCGGAATACAAAGGATCAGTCCTCGTGTTCTCCCGCACAAAGTTCGGCGCAAAGAAAATCGCCCGCTCTGTAAACGTCATCGGACACCCGGCTGCAGAAATTCACAGCAACAGAAGCCTGGCACAGCGCCGCGAAGCACTCGACGGATTCAAATCCGGAAAGTACCGCGTGCTCATTGCAACAGATATTGCCGCTCGTGGCATTGATGTGACCGGTATCGAACTCGTCATCAACTACGACATGCCGGATGACGCAGAAGACTACGTCCACCGCATCGGTCGTACGGCCCGTGCAGGACGCGAAGGCAAAGCTATCAGCTTCGTGCAGCCGGATCAGCTCAATTCACTGCGCACCGTTGAACGTCTCATCCGTGGACAGATTCCGAAGGCCGCAATGCCGAAAGATCTGCCCCCGCCCCGCGCTCCTATTGCCGTCGAACGTGACGAAGAACGCCCACGGTACGATTCTCCGCGCTCTCCACGCACACCGCGATCATCAGCAGCCCGTCCACCATCGCGCGGACCGGCCCGCCCACCCCGTGAAGGGGGAGGCAGACGCGGCCCGCGTCGTGGGGGAAACCGCCGTTAA